In Pajaroellobacter abortibovis, the following are encoded in one genomic region:
- a CDS encoding oxidative damage protection protein yields MTQRMVFCKKLGRQLPGVAKPPYKNELGQKIYEEISQEAWDQWLKDSVRYINTYRVDLATSEGQQFMFKQAAIYFGFEEGVMAQTAFTPVVSPSSSSRE; encoded by the coding sequence ATGACACAACGGATGGTTTTCTGCAAAAAATTAGGTCGACAATTGCCAGGTGTGGCCAAACCACCTTATAAAAACGAGTTAGGCCAAAAAATCTATGAGGAAATTTCCCAGGAGGCTTGGGATCAATGGCTCAAGGATTCAGTCAGATATATCAACACGTACCGTGTCGATCTTGCCACTTCAGAGGGACAACAGTTTATGTTTAAACAAGCAGCCATCTACTTTGGTTTTGAAGAAGGGGTGATGGCACAGACTGCGTTCACTCCGGTCGTTTCTCCTTCCTCTTCATCACGTGAATGA